CCGGATCTCGGCCTCGGTCACCAGCTGGCGGTTGATGAGGATGCGCCCCAGGAGCTGCTGTTCATCCTCCTGGGTGGCCAGGGCGTCGCGCAGCTGCTCTTCGGTGATGCGGTTGAAGGCGAGCAGGTATTGGCCCAGGTACTCGCGGGGATCTGAGGACCAGATGCTGGTGATGCGGCCCTCGTGGAAGGCCACGCGCTTGGTGTGCAGGGAGCCCCGCAGCTCCAGGACGCCGGTCTTCTTGCCCACGGCCAGCCACTGGAAGATGTCTTCCAGGCCCATCGTCGCAAGATCGCCACTCAGCGCCAACTCATGCCCCCTGCCTTGCCTAAAGGGTACCCCAGATTCCTTGTCGAAAAATGAACCTGCCGATAAATCTACAAGGGCCCCGGGGCCCCTTCACCTACCTATCGGCAGGGCGGGGCCGGGCGTGAGGGGTCACGGCCTTCGCGCATCTCGCCCCTGGGGGGCTAGGTGGCCTCAAAGTCGGGTGAGGGTCTCCCGGATGGCCTGGTTCAGGAGGCTGGGGTGATGCCGGGCCAGGGGGGCCTCCGGGTCCAGTAGGGGGAATCGGTGGATCGGGATGTCCAGGATGCGGTCCCCGGGGGCGGTCAGGGGCTCGCCGCCCTCCTCCCGGTAGCGGGCGAGCATGTCCGGCGGCAGGGGGTCGGCGTTGGCGATCACGGCGGAGACCTGGACCCGGCCGAAAGCCGAGATCGCGCTGAGGTGCCCTTCGAGATCCAGCCCGGCGGTCTCGCCGGGCTCAGTCATCAGGTTGGCCACATAGAGGACCGGGGCCCGGGAGATGGCCACGGCCTCCTGCAGTTCCGGGAGCAGGAGGTTGGAGATGGTCGAGGAATAGAGGCTGCCTGGCGACAGGATCACCAGGTCGGCGCGAAGGAGGGCCAGGATGGCCTCGGGTAGGGGTTCGGCGCCCCGGGGCTCCAGCCAGAGCCGGGCGAGGGGGGGGCGGCAGGACCCCACGGCGGTCTCTCCCACATACCGCACCCCCGCCATGTCCTCGGCGCAGAGGGTGACGGGCATGATGGTCGAGGGGAAGAGCCTGCCCACGGTGACGAGGACGCTCGAGAGCTGCCGGATGGCCCGCACCCAATCGCCCGTGAGGTCCGCCAGGGCCCAGAGCATGAGGTTGCCGAGGGAGTGGCCCGCGAGGCTGCCCTCCCCCTTGAAACGGTAGTTGAGGAGGTCGGACAGGGCCGAATCCTCCAGGGTCAAGGCCGCCAGGCAGTTACGGAGGTCGCCCGGGGGGAGGCCGCCCAGTTCGTCCCGGAGACGCCCCGAGGAGCCCCCGTTGTCGGAGACGGTCACGATGCCTGTGAGCCGCCAGGGCTCCCGGCTGCGCCCCGCTTCGCGCTTCAGGGCCCGCAGCAGGGCGGCCAAGCCGGTCCCACCGCCCAGGGCCACCACCTTGAGAGGCTGGTCGGCGTGAAGGGCCGGGGGGCTGGGCATCAGACCGATCCCATGCCCTGACGGAGCCTAGCGGCCCTCGGTGAAGGCGAAGAGGGGGGACTTGCGGATCGGGTTGAAGTCCGGCTCCATGTGCCACTGGAAGACCAGGTCGGCATCGAGTTCCATGGCCTTCTTCAGGCTTTCGGCGGAGGCTTCGGCATTCTCGGCCTGGGCGAAGGCCACGGCCTTGAGGTAATGCAGCGAGCCCGCGGTGGGATGGCTCTTGAGGGCCTTCTCCGCCATCTTGATGGCTTCGTCGGTATCCCGGCGGTTGAGGCAGGCCTGGATTTCCGTGACCGGGTCCGCAGCGACGGCCTTGGCGGGATGGACCTTGGATTCCGAAAGGGCGAGGTAGACCTGCGCCCGGCGCTTCACGGCCCAGTCACCGGCAGCCTGGGCCTCCTGGATCAGGGCCTCGAGGGCCTTCACGGCCTCGGGATGCTTTCCTGAATCCACGAGCTTCACGGCTTTGGCGAAAGTGGCCGCGAGGGGCGTGTGCTGAGCGGTCGCCGGAGCGGGGGCCGGGGCGGACTTGGGGGTGGATTCTGACTTAGCCTTCGTCGCCATGCGTGGATCCTCTGGAAACCTTGTGGAAACTATAGAGTGACAGGTTTCCGCCGGCAAATCCCGGGCCCGGTGCAGGGGATGGCCCCTCAGGCCTTGAACAGCGCCTTCTCCCGGTTCAGGACCCGGGTGGAAACCAGGGTCATGATGCCCGCCAGGCCTACGGTCATGGCGAAGGCGATCAGGTACTCCGCCCAGCTGAACTGCTGGCTGAAAAGTTTGCGGAGGGCCAGACAGACATTCACCACGGGCACATAGGACAGGAAGGCCATCTTGTCCACGCCCGGGGCCATGGTGAAGACGCCCAGGAAGACCACCAGGAAGATGCCCGGTGTGATGGCGCTGCCCGCCTCGATGGTGTTCTTGGCCTGGATGCCCATGAGCAGGATGAAGTTCGAGAAGAACAGGCCCAGGGGGACCATGATCAGGAAGGTGAGGCCGAGCGTCATGGGGTTGGCGATGGCCGCCATGGCCTGCATGGAGCCCGTGGAGCCGCCGCCCATGAAGGGGATCGAGAGCCCCATGCTCAGCAGGTTCAGCAGGGCCGCGATGACCCCCATGCAGAAGATGTAGAGCAGCTTCCCGAGGATGATCTGGTTGCGCGGCAGCCGCGTGGCCATGAGGCTCAGGAGCGTGTGCCGCTCCTTCTCGCCGGCGGTGGCGTAGATGCCGTGCTGCATGGCGCCGGTGTACATCATGATCATCAGCAGGTAGGGCAGGAGCCGGCCCATGACCTTGCCCATCTCCAGGGCCGTGTCCGCCGCGTTCTTGACCTCCAGCTTCACGGGCTCGGCCAGCTGGGCCGAGGCCCCCAGCCCCTGGAGGCGCGCCTGGACCCAGGCCTTCTCCTGGCCCTTCATGGCCTCGCGGAGGCGCTTGAGCGCCATCTCGGAGGTGCGCTCGCTTTCGTCCACGGAGACGGCGACGGTGAAAGTCTCGTGTTTCTCCAGGGCCGTGGCAGCGCCGGGAGCCACCTCCAGGGCCAGATCCAGCTTCTGGTCGCGGAGCGCCTGCTTCAGGTCGCCCTCGGGCTTCGGCACCAGCTCAAAACGCTTCGGATCGCCCTGCAGCACGCCGGTGAGGGCGCCCGAGGGGTCCGAGACATAGATCCGGCTGGCCTTGTTGCGGTTCTGGGCCTCGTCCCGCTTGGACATCTTGGCCATCATGCCGAAGATGGCCGGGTAGAGCAGGAAGGGCAGGACGAAGGCGAAGAACAGCGTCTTGCGATCCTTCGAGAGTTCCAGGAACTCCTTCTTGGCGATGAGCAGGGCGCCGCGCATCAGTTGCCTCCCTCGGATTCGGCTGCGAGCTGGAAGAAGACCTCATCCAGAGTCTTGGCGCGCCTGCTTTGCAGGATCTCGTGCGGCGGCGCATCTCCGTGCAGCCGACCGTCGAAGATGATGCCTACGCGGTCGCAGATCTCCTCGACCATGGGCATGACATGGGTGGACACGATCACGGTGCGGCCTTCCTCACGCATGATGCGGAGCAGGTCCAGCACGGTCTTGGCCGTAAGCACATCAAGGCCGGTGGTCGGTTCATCGAAGATCACCACCTTGGGGTCGTGCAGCAGGGCCCGGGCGATGCTCACCTTCT
The window above is part of the Geothrix sp. genome. Proteins encoded here:
- a CDS encoding ABC transporter permease; translation: MRGALLIAKKEFLELSKDRKTLFFAFVLPFLLYPAIFGMMAKMSKRDEAQNRNKASRIYVSDPSGALTGVLQGDPKRFELVPKPEGDLKQALRDQKLDLALEVAPGAATALEKHETFTVAVSVDESERTSEMALKRLREAMKGQEKAWVQARLQGLGASAQLAEPVKLEVKNAADTALEMGKVMGRLLPYLLMIMMYTGAMQHGIYATAGEKERHTLLSLMATRLPRNQIILGKLLYIFCMGVIAALLNLLSMGLSIPFMGGGSTGSMQAMAAIANPMTLGLTFLIMVPLGLFFSNFILLMGIQAKNTIEAGSAITPGIFLVVFLGVFTMAPGVDKMAFLSYVPVVNVCLALRKLFSQQFSWAEYLIAFAMTVGLAGIMTLVSTRVLNREKALFKA
- a CDS encoding tetratricopeptide repeat protein codes for the protein MATKAKSESTPKSAPAPAPATAQHTPLAATFAKAVKLVDSGKHPEAVKALEALIQEAQAAGDWAVKRRAQVYLALSESKVHPAKAVAADPVTEIQACLNRRDTDEAIKMAEKALKSHPTAGSLHYLKAVAFAQAENAEASAESLKKAMELDADLVFQWHMEPDFNPIRKSPLFAFTEGR
- the yvcK gene encoding uridine diphosphate-N-acetylglucosamine-binding protein YvcK, coding for MPSPPALHADQPLKVVALGGGTGLAALLRALKREAGRSREPWRLTGIVTVSDNGGSSGRLRDELGGLPPGDLRNCLAALTLEDSALSDLLNYRFKGEGSLAGHSLGNLMLWALADLTGDWVRAIRQLSSVLVTVGRLFPSTIMPVTLCAEDMAGVRYVGETAVGSCRPPLARLWLEPRGAEPLPEAILALLRADLVILSPGSLYSSTISNLLLPELQEAVAISRAPVLYVANLMTEPGETAGLDLEGHLSAISAFGRVQVSAVIANADPLPPDMLARYREEGGEPLTAPGDRILDIPIHRFPLLDPEAPLARHHPSLLNQAIRETLTRL